One window from the genome of Chiroxiphia lanceolata isolate bChiLan1 chromosome 15, bChiLan1.pri, whole genome shotgun sequence encodes:
- the NSG2 gene encoding neuronal vesicle trafficking-associated protein 2, with amino-acid sequence MVKLGSNLSDKNNKQPSNEDGFQTVPLITPLEVNHLQFPAPEKVIVKTRTEYQPDQKNKGKLRVPKIAEFTVSFTDGVTERLKVTILISLALAFLACIVFLVVYKAFTYDHSCPDGFVYKHKRCIPASLDAYYSAQDSNSRGRFYTVISHYSMAKQTSSRAVSPWMSSGSPNHETKAAKTEGH; translated from the exons ATGGTGAAGCTGGGGAGTAATTTGAGCGACAAGAACAACAAACAACCATCCAACGAAGATGGTTTTCAGACAGTCCCTTTGATCACACCTTTGGAAGTAAATCACCTGCAGTTCCCGGCTCCGGAAAAG GTAATTGTGAAAACAAGAACAGAGTATCAGCCTGACcagaagaacaaaggaaaactCAGAGTGCCCAAAATTGCTGAATTCACAGTCAGCTTCACTGATGGTGTAACAGAAAGACTAAAG GTCACTATTCTCATCAGCCTGGCTCTTGCATTCCTTGCCTGCATAGTGTTTCTTGTGGTGTACAAAGCCTTTACTTACGACCACAGTTGCCCAGATGGATTTGTTTATAAG cacaaGCGCTGCATCCCGGCCTCGCTGGACGCCTACTACTCTGCACAGGATTCCAACTCCCGGGGCAGGTTCTACACCGTCATCAGCCACTACAGCATGGCCAAGCAGACCAGCTCCCGGGCCGTATCGCCCTGGATGTCCTCGGGATCCCCAAACCACGAAACCAAGGCTGCCAAGACAGAAGGTCATTAA